GACACCTTGTCCATAGGCTAGGCGATTTTCATCACAGCCTAACCCTTGGGGTTTGAGCACAAGTAGTTTTTGTTCACGAGGATTATTTAGCTGATTAATTTTAAGTTTACAACGCCAGTCGTTTGTTGATATTTCAAAGTCTTGCGCGCCTGCTGAATATTTTATTGGCGGTTGTGATTTAGGAGGCTGCCAGGCTGCTACTGTTGTTTTTTTGCTTGGCTTAGCTTCTTCTGCAACCAGGGTGTTGGTGTCAGGCTGAGCAGTAGGAACCGTTGGTTGACTGGGTTCAACGGCGGTAGGGGCTGTTTTTAAAATAGTCACCTGCCAGGCAATTTGGTCTTTAGTGCTGGCTTCTGCAGTAAAGTGCAATTGGTTCTGCTGATCTTTACCCTGTATGTTTAACTGGTGGGCTTGCTCGCACTCTGTAGGCAACACAGCTCCTATTTTTTTAATAAATGCACTGATGTTAGGAGACTTAAAAATAGCTGGGTTGTTTGCTTTTAGCTCAATGTTAACAATAGGGTTACACCAACTTTTACCTTGGTATAAGGCAAAAACTTCAATACCAAACTTTTTTGAATAGGCAACGCGTTTTGTTTTCTCGCTAGCGTGTGCTAGCGAGAAAACAGCAGTTAAAAAGATACATAAAGCGAGCTTGGGAACATAACTAAAATGTGGGGGCTTGGTAGCTCGAGACCACTTTAAATAATTTCCCATGCACCATCAGCTCCTTTACAGGCGTTGAAGGTTTCTGTGGTTTCTTGTCCTTTATTGGTTATTTTGTAATCCACATTTCTACAGTCAGTTTGGGCAACGACTTTATCTTCTACCAGTTCGATATCGTCTAGGTTAACGCTGTCCAGATCAATTGCGCCAGACTGGTCTTTTTTCACTTGCTCCAGGGTAACGCCACCATCACGCATGGCGACTGCTTGATAGTCTCCTGATGAAGATGCAGCACTGTGAGGTTTTAGGAAAGAGCCACTGACGTAGCCAAGGGTGATGTTATTTTTTGCCACTAAAATCCAGCCACTTTTAGTGCGACCGACAGCAGTAATTACATCCCCAGAGTTAAGACCACCCACTTTATTGCCGATGGTACTGGGCATATTACGGATATTTACGCTTTTTACGACTTTATAAGGCTTGCCAATGAGTGTCATATTAGCAACAGGCTCTACCCGCTTATCTCTAACGATTGAAACAGGGCGATTTTCACTGCGGCTATTGGAAGGTGTAATCGTCGCTGAAGCGTCTGTTTTCTCGCTCTTCCATACAACAGGTTGGTTATCTTTGGTTTGGTTAAGTACTTCTACTGAGCGTTGTTGTAATGCGATACGATCTTGTTCATCTAGGTGAGCACCAATTCGATTACCGATATAAGCACCTAGTACAGCACCCGTTAAAATGGCTATTTTTCGACCTTTACCTTTGCCAATTTGAGAGCCAGCTAAAGCACCTGCAACACCACCTATCGCTGTACCAAGCGACTCTTTATTTAGATTCATGTTTTCGCAGCCAGAGCTAAAAGCAAGACTGGTGCAAATGGCGCATGCCAATAGTTTTTTCTTCATGTCATGTTCCCTGTACTTCTCTCTAAAGTCATTTGAGAAGGATATGTCTAATCTGGGACCAATAATAACGATAGTTTTACTATGGTCCAAAGCATAACCCAAAAAATGTGCCAATTGATCAAGGATATGTGATTTTCCTCAAACCCATTATTGTCTGAAAACAAAATGATGGGCTTACAATGCACATACAGCCTTATGTAAACATAGCTC
This genomic interval from Spartinivicinus ruber contains the following:
- a CDS encoding glycine zipper 2TM domain-containing protein is translated as MKKKLLACAICTSLAFSSGCENMNLNKESLGTAIGGVAGALAGSQIGKGKGRKIAILTGAVLGAYIGNRIGAHLDEQDRIALQQRSVEVLNQTKDNQPVVWKSEKTDASATITPSNSRSENRPVSIVRDKRVEPVANMTLIGKPYKVVKSVNIRNMPSTIGNKVGGLNSGDVITAVGRTKSGWILVAKNNITLGYVSGSFLKPHSAASSSGDYQAVAMRDGGVTLEQVKKDQSGAIDLDSVNLDDIELVEDKVVAQTDCRNVDYKITNKGQETTETFNACKGADGAWEII